The following coding sequences are from one Pseudonocardia sp. EC080619-01 window:
- the proB gene encoding glutamate 5-kinase codes for MTTRAALGAARRVVVKVGSSSLTSLTGGLDPARLDALVDALMARRDTGSQVVLVSSGAIAAGLAPLQLRRRPRDLATQQAAASVGQLLLAHAYSASFARYGQGIGQVLLTADDMIRRSNYRNAQRTLERLLQLGSLPVVNENDTVATAEIRVGDNDRLAALVAHIVGADALVLLSDVDGLYDGDPRDPGAALVGEVETPSELAGISVTRPGSGLGTGGMATKVTAAAMASAAGIPVLLTSADEAAPALAAGPDGPKVGTAFRAAGTRMSARRFWLRHAADVRGALDLDDGAVEAVRARRRSLLAAGVHGVSGDFVAGDVVELLAPHGRAIARGVVSYDATELPSMIGRRTRELPPEQRRELVHADDLVTM; via the coding sequence GTGACCACCCGCGCGGCGCTCGGGGCCGCCCGCCGGGTCGTCGTCAAGGTCGGGTCGTCGTCGCTGACCAGCCTCACCGGCGGTCTCGACCCGGCGCGGCTCGACGCGCTCGTCGACGCACTGATGGCCCGCCGCGACACCGGCAGCCAGGTGGTGCTCGTGTCGTCCGGTGCGATCGCCGCGGGGCTGGCGCCGCTGCAGCTGCGCAGGCGTCCGCGTGACCTCGCCACCCAGCAGGCCGCGGCGTCGGTCGGGCAGCTGCTGCTGGCGCACGCGTACTCGGCGTCGTTCGCCCGGTACGGGCAGGGCATCGGGCAGGTGCTGCTCACCGCCGACGACATGATCCGCCGCTCGAACTACCGCAACGCCCAGCGGACGCTGGAGCGGCTGCTGCAGCTCGGCTCGCTCCCGGTGGTCAACGAGAACGACACCGTGGCCACCGCCGAGATCCGTGTCGGCGACAACGACCGGCTCGCCGCGCTGGTGGCCCACATCGTCGGTGCGGACGCGCTCGTGCTGCTCTCCGACGTCGACGGCCTCTACGACGGCGATCCCCGCGACCCGGGTGCGGCGCTGGTCGGCGAGGTGGAGACCCCGTCCGAGCTCGCCGGGATCAGCGTCACCCGTCCCGGGTCCGGCCTGGGTACCGGCGGGATGGCGACGAAGGTGACGGCCGCGGCGATGGCGTCGGCGGCCGGGATCCCGGTGCTGCTGACCTCGGCCGACGAGGCGGCTCCCGCACTCGCCGCCGGCCCGGACGGCCCCAAGGTCGGGACCGCCTTCCGGGCGGCGGGCACCCGGATGAGCGCCCGCCGGTTCTGGCTGCGGCACGCGGCCGACGTCCGCGGCGCGCTGGACCTCGACGACGGTGCCGTCGAGGCGGTCCGCGCCCGGCGCCGGTCACTGCTCGCCGCCGGGGTGCACGGGGTCTCCGGGGACTTCGTGGCGGGCGACGTCGTCGAGCTGCTGGCCCCGCACGGCCGGGCGATCGCCCGCGGCGTCGTGTCCTACGACGCGACGGAGCTGCCCTCGATGATCGGGCGCCGCACCCGTGAGCTGCCCCCCGAGCAGCGCCGGGAGCTCGTGCACGCCGACGATCTGGTCACGATGTGA
- a CDS encoding TetR/AcrR family transcriptional regulator, with translation MDDEEVPATLRRLWGRAGRPRRGPKPALSTDRIVRTAADLADAEGLGAVSMARVADVLGCTAMALYRHVESKDELLALLADHIAEPLTMPEHAGDWRSGLEAWTRAQIDAALARPWFLELPLAAARIGPNRVRWMEEAFAVLAEVDLRGDEKLAVVGLLAQHVLAEARVQLETTLAAADDVRRRRGLPADTPLSELDPAEVTAANPMHDFETVLHDLAAPGDYPHLKAALADMPAPVLTGARDPDAEIDLGLGLVLDGVEAYVRARSAGPPPRPPGDGTVGGPRHHGSRDDRIGDRPAG, from the coding sequence GGACGACGAGGAGGTCCCCGCGACCCTGCGCAGGCTGTGGGGGCGTGCCGGCCGGCCGCGCCGCGGGCCGAAACCGGCGCTGAGCACCGACCGGATCGTGCGGACCGCCGCCGACCTGGCCGACGCCGAGGGACTCGGCGCCGTGTCGATGGCGCGGGTGGCGGACGTGCTGGGCTGCACCGCGATGGCGCTCTACCGGCACGTCGAGAGCAAGGACGAGCTGCTGGCCCTGCTGGCCGACCACATCGCCGAGCCGCTCACGATGCCCGAGCACGCCGGCGACTGGCGGTCCGGGCTGGAAGCGTGGACCCGCGCCCAGATCGACGCCGCGCTCGCCCGGCCGTGGTTCCTGGAGCTCCCGCTGGCCGCGGCCCGGATCGGTCCGAACCGGGTGCGCTGGATGGAGGAGGCGTTCGCGGTGCTGGCCGAGGTGGACCTGCGGGGGGACGAGAAGCTGGCCGTCGTCGGGCTGCTCGCCCAGCACGTGCTCGCCGAGGCGCGGGTGCAGCTGGAGACGACGCTCGCCGCGGCGGACGACGTGCGACGCCGCCGCGGCCTGCCCGCGGACACCCCGCTGAGCGAGCTCGACCCGGCCGAGGTGACCGCGGCGAACCCGATGCACGACTTCGAGACCGTCCTGCACGATCTCGCCGCCCCGGGCGACTACCCGCACCTGAAGGCGGCCCTCGCTGACATGCCGGCGCCCGTCCTCACCGGTGCGCGCGACCCGGACGCGGAGATCGACCTCGGGCTCGGGCTCGTGCTCGACGGCGTCGAGGCGTACGTGCGGGCCCGCTCCGCCGGACCGCCCCCGCGGCCGCCCGGCGACGGGACTGTCGGGGGTCCGCGCCACCATGGGTCCCGTGACGACCGCATCGGAGACCGACCTGCCGGGTAG
- a CDS encoding RecQ family ATP-dependent DNA helicase, with product MTTASETDLPGSADLRERAEAVLAQLAGDGARLREDQWTAIEALVAQHRRALVVQRTGWGKSAVYFVATALLREQGAGPTVIVSPLLALMRNQIDAAIRSGIVAVTVNSANADEWDAVYADIENGDVDVLLVSPERLNNPDFRDRVLPKLAASAGMLVVDEAHCVSDWGHDFRPDYRRLRTLIAELPSGIPVLATTATANDRVVTDVSEQLGMGRDQQDTLVLRGSLDRESLRLAVVQLPTPARRLAWLAAKLDELPGAGIVYTLTVQAADEVAEFLRERGFAVRSYSGKTDPEQRLAAESDLQENRVKALVATSALGMGFDKPDLGFVVHLGAPASPVAYYQQIGRAGRALERAEVVLLPGREDRDIWAYFASLAFPPEPLVRQTLGVLSEHPRSTASIETQVDLSRTRLEMLLKVLDADGAAKRVKGGWTATGEEWVYDTERHARVNEARRAEQQAMLDYIATTECRLVFLRRQLDDPDPTPCGRCDTCTGTVWSDDVAADGEQAAQERLSRPGIELAPRKMWPSGMADLDVPLSGRIPPGEQAATGRAIGRLSDIGWGTRLRELLSGGDDPVPSDVLDAVVRVLAGWGWERRPVGVVGIGSRTRPHQLDHLARRIAEIGRLPLLGTLPPAGDHPEARENSAQRLAAVWAGLDAAALPDLSGAGGPVLLVDDLVDSGWTMTVAARALRQAGAPEVLPLTLAVAG from the coding sequence GTGACGACCGCATCGGAGACCGACCTGCCGGGTAGCGCCGACCTGCGCGAGCGCGCCGAGGCGGTGCTCGCCCAGCTCGCCGGCGACGGCGCCCGGCTGCGCGAGGACCAGTGGACCGCGATCGAGGCCCTGGTCGCGCAGCACCGCCGCGCGCTCGTCGTGCAGCGCACCGGCTGGGGCAAGTCGGCGGTCTACTTCGTGGCGACGGCGCTGCTCCGCGAGCAGGGCGCCGGCCCCACGGTGATCGTCTCCCCGCTGCTGGCACTGATGCGCAACCAGATCGACGCGGCGATCCGCTCCGGGATCGTGGCGGTCACGGTCAACTCGGCCAACGCCGACGAGTGGGACGCGGTGTACGCCGACATCGAGAACGGCGACGTCGACGTGCTGCTCGTGTCGCCGGAGCGGCTCAACAACCCCGACTTCCGGGACCGGGTGCTGCCGAAGCTCGCCGCGAGCGCCGGGATGCTCGTGGTCGACGAGGCGCACTGCGTGTCCGACTGGGGGCACGACTTCCGGCCCGACTACCGCAGGCTGCGCACGCTGATCGCCGAGCTGCCGTCCGGCATCCCGGTGCTGGCGACGACCGCGACCGCGAACGACCGGGTCGTCACCGACGTCTCGGAGCAGCTCGGCATGGGCCGGGACCAGCAGGACACGCTGGTGCTGCGCGGCTCGCTGGACCGGGAGTCGCTGCGGCTGGCCGTGGTACAGCTGCCGACCCCCGCCCGGCGACTGGCCTGGCTGGCCGCGAAGCTCGACGAGCTGCCCGGCGCCGGGATCGTCTACACCCTCACCGTGCAGGCCGCCGACGAGGTGGCCGAGTTCCTGCGCGAGCGCGGGTTCGCGGTGCGCTCCTACTCCGGGAAGACCGATCCGGAGCAGCGGCTCGCCGCCGAGTCGGACCTGCAGGAGAACCGGGTGAAGGCCCTGGTGGCGACGTCGGCGCTGGGCATGGGCTTCGACAAGCCCGACCTGGGCTTCGTCGTGCACCTCGGCGCCCCCGCCTCGCCGGTGGCCTACTACCAGCAGATCGGCCGTGCCGGGCGCGCGCTGGAGCGGGCCGAGGTGGTGCTGCTGCCCGGCCGCGAGGACCGCGACATCTGGGCCTACTTCGCGTCGCTCGCGTTCCCGCCGGAGCCGCTGGTCCGCCAGACCCTCGGCGTGCTGTCGGAGCACCCGCGGTCGACGGCGTCGATCGAGACCCAGGTGGATCTGTCCCGCACCCGGCTGGAGATGCTGCTCAAGGTGCTCGACGCCGACGGCGCGGCGAAGCGCGTCAAGGGCGGCTGGACCGCCACCGGGGAGGAGTGGGTCTACGACACCGAGCGGCACGCGCGGGTGAACGAGGCGCGGCGCGCCGAGCAGCAGGCGATGCTCGACTACATCGCCACCACCGAGTGCCGGCTGGTGTTCCTGCGCCGCCAGCTCGACGACCCGGACCCGACCCCGTGCGGCCGCTGCGACACCTGCACCGGCACCGTCTGGTCCGACGACGTCGCGGCCGACGGCGAGCAGGCCGCGCAGGAGCGACTGTCCCGGCCCGGGATCGAGCTCGCGCCGCGGAAGATGTGGCCGTCCGGGATGGCGGACCTGGACGTGCCGCTGTCCGGGCGGATCCCGCCCGGGGAGCAGGCGGCGACCGGCCGGGCGATCGGGCGGCTCTCCGACATCGGCTGGGGCACCCGGCTGCGCGAGCTGCTCTCCGGTGGCGACGACCCGGTGCCGTCGGACGTGCTCGACGCCGTCGTCCGGGTGCTCGCGGGGTGGGGCTGGGAGCGGCGCCCCGTCGGTGTGGTCGGGATCGGCTCGCGCACCCGACCGCACCAGCTCGATCACCTCGCCCGCCGGATCGCCGAGATCGGGCGGCTGCCGCTGCTCGGCACGCTGCCGCCGGCCGGCGACCACCCGGAGGCGCGGGAGAACTCCGCCCAGCGGCTGGCCGCGGTGTGGGCGGGGCTGGACGCGGCGGCGCTGCCGGACCTCTCGGGCGCCGGGGGCCCGGTGCTGCTCGTCGACGACCTCGTCGACTCCGGCTGGACGATGACGGTCGCCGCGCGCGCCCTGCGGCAGGCCGGGGCACCGGAGGTGCTGCCCCTCACGCTGGCGGTCGCGGGCTGA
- a CDS encoding ABC transporter substrate-binding protein yields the protein MRAHVPRFPALVAVLAAISLLSGCGGAPAAPEPTPAAEAGGAFPVTIPHAFGGTTVPAKPQRVVALGLNDLAVAQTVGAPVVGATRNVADSGPVLPYLDPLPPEVLAIDPNAPLSPEQIAAFAPDLILAVSAFQVTDRATYDRLSTIAPTVVAAEGLYSASMQDDARQVGRALGEEQRVDELIAAADARIAAVGDELPGLAGRTYLYGQARGEILPMVVGEQNQSTAFMRSLGLAVPESFASAPASDALAPGTVGISYEEVGRLSEADLLLMTFAGEGDRATFEGDELVQRVRAVQQGTYVPLTLDQAVALQAPNVVSAGWLVDQLRPALEKVAATG from the coding sequence ATGCGTGCTCATGTCCCCCGGTTCCCCGCCCTCGTCGCCGTGCTCGCGGCGATCTCGCTGCTCAGCGGGTGCGGCGGAGCACCGGCAGCGCCGGAACCGACTCCCGCGGCGGAGGCCGGCGGCGCCTTCCCGGTGACGATCCCGCACGCGTTCGGCGGGACGACGGTCCCGGCGAAGCCGCAGCGGGTGGTGGCGCTGGGGCTGAACGACCTCGCCGTCGCGCAGACCGTCGGGGCTCCGGTCGTCGGCGCGACGCGGAACGTCGCCGACTCCGGTCCGGTGCTGCCCTACCTCGACCCGCTGCCGCCCGAGGTGCTGGCGATCGACCCGAACGCGCCGCTGTCCCCCGAGCAGATCGCGGCGTTCGCCCCGGACCTGATCCTGGCCGTGTCCGCGTTCCAGGTCACCGACCGCGCGACCTACGACCGGCTCAGCACGATCGCGCCGACCGTCGTCGCCGCCGAGGGGCTGTACTCGGCGTCGATGCAGGACGACGCCCGCCAGGTGGGCCGGGCGCTCGGCGAGGAGCAGAGGGTCGACGAGCTGATCGCGGCGGCGGACGCCCGGATCGCCGCCGTCGGCGACGAGCTGCCCGGCCTCGCCGGGCGGACGTACCTCTACGGCCAGGCCCGCGGCGAGATCCTGCCGATGGTCGTCGGCGAGCAGAACCAGTCGACCGCGTTCATGCGCTCGCTCGGCCTGGCGGTGCCGGAGTCGTTCGCGTCCGCACCCGCCTCGGACGCCCTCGCACCGGGCACCGTCGGCATCTCCTACGAGGAGGTGGGCCGGCTGTCCGAGGCCGACCTGCTGCTGATGACCTTCGCGGGCGAGGGTGACCGCGCCACGTTCGAGGGGGACGAGCTCGTCCAGCGGGTCCGGGCGGTGCAGCAGGGCACCTACGTGCCGCTGACCCTGGACCAGGCGGTCGCGCTGCAGGCACCGAACGTCGTCTCCGCCGGCTGGCTGGTCGACCAGCTGCGCCCCGCCCTGGAGAAGGTCGCGGCGACCGGCTGA
- the rpmA gene encoding 50S ribosomal protein L27, whose translation MAHKKGASSSRNGRDSNAQYLGVKRFGGQVVKAGEILIRQRGTATHPGVNVGRGKDDTLFALAAGTVEFGSKRGRKTVNIVPAEV comes from the coding sequence ATGGCACACAAGAAGGGTGCATCCAGCTCCCGCAACGGTCGCGACTCCAATGCCCAGTACCTGGGCGTGAAGCGGTTCGGCGGCCAGGTCGTCAAGGCCGGCGAGATCCTCATCCGTCAGCGCGGCACCGCCACCCACCCGGGTGTCAACGTCGGGCGCGGCAAGGACGACACGCTGTTCGCCCTCGCCGCCGGTACCGTCGAGTTCGGTTCCAAGCGCGGCCGCAAGACCGTCAACATCGTGCCGGCCGAGGTCTGA
- a CDS encoding protein-L-isoaspartate(D-aspartate) O-methyltransferase: MPTPEDARAGLVADLVRDGRLRSPRIRAAMESVPRHLFLPGLAPDAAYADEAVPIKSDGGVTVSSVSQPSMVAIMLEQLDVAPGHRVLEIGAGAGWNAGLLAHVVGPGGAVTTVDIDDDLVAGTRAHLAAAGLDRVEAVTADGAGGYPPSAPYDRIELTVGSTGVRPEWVAQLAPEGRLLLPLTVRGSQLSVAFAHTGPGRLVSTSVRSCAFVRLRGAGADPGADAELSGGGWTVQPSCRSGDGAADPRVLERVLDEPGEDRPAPVRCTVSDLWDGLGLWCALADTAVVRLLGPPGDGLASALFGVAGARVALGLASADGCALLLADPRATVRSFGPGGEAAADRLVALADGWLRAGRPHAADLRIDAVVPELVPAPGAGPPGDAEIVDGAGTRLRVAWGIGPG; the protein is encoded by the coding sequence ATGCCGACGCCGGAGGACGCCCGGGCCGGGCTGGTCGCCGACCTTGTCCGTGACGGCAGGCTGCGCAGCCCGCGGATCCGTGCGGCCATGGAGTCCGTCCCCCGGCACCTGTTCCTTCCCGGGCTCGCCCCGGACGCCGCGTACGCCGACGAGGCCGTGCCGATCAAGAGCGACGGCGGGGTCACGGTCAGCTCGGTCTCGCAGCCGTCCATGGTGGCGATCATGCTCGAGCAGCTCGACGTCGCCCCGGGGCACCGTGTGCTCGAGATCGGCGCCGGCGCGGGGTGGAACGCGGGCCTGCTCGCGCACGTCGTCGGCCCCGGTGGGGCGGTCACCACGGTCGACATCGACGACGACCTCGTCGCAGGCACCCGCGCCCACCTCGCCGCGGCCGGGCTCGACCGGGTGGAGGCCGTCACCGCCGACGGGGCGGGCGGCTACCCGCCGTCGGCGCCCTACGACCGGATCGAGCTGACGGTCGGCTCCACCGGTGTCCGCCCGGAGTGGGTCGCGCAGCTGGCCCCGGAGGGCCGTCTGCTGCTCCCGCTGACGGTGCGCGGCAGCCAGCTGTCGGTCGCGTTCGCGCACACCGGGCCCGGCCGGCTGGTGTCCACCTCGGTGCGGAGCTGCGCGTTCGTGCGGCTGCGCGGTGCCGGCGCGGACCCGGGCGCCGACGCCGAGCTGTCCGGCGGCGGCTGGACGGTCCAGCCCTCCTGCCGCTCCGGCGACGGCGCCGCCGACCCGCGGGTGCTGGAACGGGTCCTGGACGAGCCGGGGGAGGACCGACCGGCTCCTGTCCGGTGCACGGTCTCGGACCTGTGGGACGGCCTCGGGCTGTGGTGCGCGCTCGCCGACACCGCGGTCGTCCGGCTGCTGGGCCCGCCCGGTGACGGGCTCGCGTCCGCACTGTTCGGTGTGGCGGGGGCCCGGGTGGCGCTCGGGCTCGCGAGTGCGGACGGGTGCGCGCTGCTGCTCGCCGATCCGCGGGCGACGGTCCGGTCGTTCGGCCCCGGCGGGGAGGCCGCCGCCGACCGGCTCGTCGCCCTCGCCGACGGCTGGCTCCGTGCGGGCCGGCCGCACGCGGCGGACCTGCGGATCGACGCCGTCGTCCCGGAGCTCGTGCCGGCCCCCGGCGCGGGCCCACCGGGAGACGCCGAGATCGTGGACGGTGCGGGGACCCGGCTGCGCGTCGCCTGGGGGATCGGCCCCGGCTGA
- a CDS encoding nitroreductase/quinone reductase family protein, with amino-acid sequence MNAGHRLLIRLSGGRVGHSAMGMPVVELTTTGRRSGEPRTVLLTAPLHGDGSYVVVASRGGDDRHPAWFHNLRADPQVQVAVQGGPRVPMRARVAEPAERAELWPRIADRYRNYAGYQRSTEREIPLVHLEPA; translated from the coding sequence ATGAACGCCGGCCACCGGCTGCTGATCAGGCTGTCCGGTGGCCGGGTCGGCCACTCCGCGATGGGGATGCCCGTCGTCGAGCTGACCACGACCGGGCGCCGCTCCGGCGAGCCGCGGACGGTGCTGCTGACCGCCCCGCTGCACGGCGACGGGAGTTACGTCGTCGTCGCCTCCCGAGGTGGCGACGACCGGCACCCGGCCTGGTTCCACAACCTGCGTGCGGACCCGCAGGTGCAGGTCGCCGTCCAGGGTGGCCCGAGGGTCCCGATGCGGGCGCGGGTCGCCGAGCCCGCGGAGCGGGCGGAGCTGTGGCCGCGGATCGCCGACCGGTACCGGAACTACGCCGGCTACCAGCGCAGCACCGAGCGGGAGATCCCGCTGGTGCACCTCGAACCCGCCTGA
- the obgE gene encoding GTPase ObgE has translation MSRFVDRVVLHATAGAGGNGCASVHREKFKPLGGPDGGNGGRGGSIVLVVDPGVHTLLDYHHRPHAAARSGTQGQGAFKNGANSPDTELRVPDGTVVLDEDGEVVADLVGPGTRFVAARGGRGGLGNAALASAARKAPGFALLGEPGDDVHFTLELRSLADVGLVGFPSAGKSSLVASLSAARPKIADYPFTTLVPQLGVVSAGDETFTVADVPGLIPGAADGRGLGLEFLRHVERCSVLVHVVDCATFETERDPVSDIEALETELAHYADQLGTSALGERIDERPRLIALNKIDVPDAADLVDMVREDLTERFGWPVFAISTASRAGLRELTFAMAERVAAARAARPEVEPTRIVLRPKAVDDSGFTIEPDTEIEGGFVVRGERPERWIRQTNFDNDEAVGYLADRLARLGVEEGLAKAGAVPGCPVTVGDVTFDWEPSTPAGVAALLTGRGTDIRLESHDRVGSAERKQARAARRAHLSDAELAAGAHYASDREIEE, from the coding sequence ATGTCCCGGTTCGTGGACCGCGTCGTGCTGCACGCGACCGCGGGTGCCGGGGGCAACGGCTGCGCCTCGGTGCACCGCGAGAAGTTCAAGCCGCTCGGCGGCCCCGACGGCGGCAACGGCGGCCGGGGCGGGTCGATCGTCCTGGTCGTCGACCCGGGCGTGCACACGCTGCTCGACTACCACCACCGCCCGCACGCCGCGGCGCGCAGCGGAACGCAGGGGCAGGGCGCGTTCAAGAACGGCGCCAACTCCCCGGACACCGAGCTGCGCGTCCCGGACGGCACAGTCGTGCTCGACGAGGACGGTGAGGTCGTGGCCGATCTCGTCGGCCCCGGCACCCGGTTCGTGGCCGCCCGTGGCGGCCGCGGCGGGCTCGGCAACGCGGCGCTCGCGAGCGCCGCGCGCAAGGCGCCCGGCTTCGCGCTGCTCGGCGAGCCCGGCGACGACGTCCACTTCACCCTGGAGCTGCGCTCGCTGGCCGACGTCGGCCTGGTCGGCTTCCCCAGCGCGGGCAAGTCCTCGCTGGTCGCGTCGCTGTCCGCGGCCCGGCCGAAGATCGCCGACTACCCCTTCACCACGCTCGTCCCGCAGCTCGGTGTGGTCAGCGCCGGCGACGAGACCTTCACCGTCGCCGACGTCCCGGGGCTCATCCCGGGCGCCGCCGACGGCCGCGGGCTGGGCCTGGAGTTCCTGCGGCACGTCGAGCGCTGCTCGGTGCTGGTGCACGTCGTCGACTGCGCGACCTTCGAGACCGAGCGCGACCCGGTGTCCGACATCGAGGCCCTGGAGACCGAGCTGGCGCACTACGCCGACCAGCTGGGCACCAGCGCCCTCGGGGAGCGGATCGACGAGCGGCCGCGGCTGATCGCACTCAACAAGATCGACGTCCCGGACGCTGCGGATCTCGTCGACATGGTCCGCGAGGACCTGACCGAGCGGTTCGGCTGGCCGGTGTTCGCGATCTCCACCGCGTCCCGGGCCGGGCTGCGGGAGCTGACCTTCGCGATGGCCGAGCGGGTCGCGGCGGCCCGGGCCGCCCGTCCGGAGGTCGAGCCGACCCGGATCGTGCTCCGCCCGAAGGCGGTCGACGACTCCGGGTTCACCATCGAGCCGGACACCGAGATCGAGGGTGGGTTCGTCGTGCGCGGCGAGCGGCCCGAGCGCTGGATCCGGCAGACCAACTTCGACAACGACGAGGCCGTCGGCTACCTCGCGGACCGGCTCGCCCGGCTCGGCGTCGAGGAGGGGCTGGCCAAGGCCGGTGCCGTGCCCGGCTGCCCGGTCACCGTCGGCGACGTCACGTTCGACTGGGAGCCGTCCACCCCGGCCGGGGTGGCGGCGCTGCTCACCGGCCGCGGCACCGACATCCGGCTGGAGAGCCACGACCGGGTCGGCTCGGCCGAGCGCAAGCAGGCCCGGGCGGCGCGGCGGGCACACCTGTCCGACGCCGAGCTCGCGGCGGGGGCGCACTACGCCTCCGACCGCGAGATCGAGGAGTGA